A window of the Ostrea edulis chromosome 1, xbOstEdul1.1, whole genome shotgun sequence genome harbors these coding sequences:
- the LOC125646622 gene encoding BRCA1-associated protein-like, whose translation MSESISLVVLRLEIERGYSLTTDLNYKAPDFEVLGEKETAKLKASYAEAACSSKKDILQDLLVKKCRGERIFTDLTIETYLNDMSEQAEKHSNLSTEKVSEETKRKNPEIGAFSREGSVASNASTSSGEKIVSKEVFFQPIDESDDRPNPGQRGERPHSGGRLRSSPRDSPTIQFFSGNPMVERTCGILHLYKDNKKTLLKEEVPRSELICMLAVPAAYTIHDLVKFTAPVVEGIEYMRIIRDTTPNQYMVLIKFCNQRLADEFFNTYNNVSFNSIEPDICQLIYVAKVEVMKDSEGACLPVTGLTELPNCPVCLDRMDESVDGTPVLTILCNHTFHVNCLAKWGDTSCPVCRYCQTPEETADQRCMTCGSQESLWICLVCGNIGCGRYVELHAYKHFQETQHTYAMQLGNNRVWDYVGDNFVHRLVQSKGDGKLVAVEDQQSSEMDGKVDALSLEYTYLLTSQLEQQRKYFEQKMTQVEKSAQERADILDVKYKTTIDDLEKVKIELHAVNREKQSVEKKCSHLHGRLTSALKDLQEEKQMNKCLLENQQVWQKKVTVLESQVHDLSQNKEQEIQELRDQLRDVMFYMGAQQKLSETSEVSETELQESQVIVGASGNTPSPRSKKGRKKDR comes from the exons ATGTCTGAGTCGATTTCTTTGGTAGTTTTACGGCTTGAAATTGAGAGGGGATATTCTCTCACCACTGATTTGAATTATAAAG caCCAGACTTTGAAGTACTCGGTGAAAAGGAGACAGCTAAACTCAAAGCCAGTTACGCTGAGGCTGCTTGCAGCTCGAAAAAAGATATTTTGCAGGATTTATTGGTAAAGAAGTGCAGAGGAGAGAGGATATTCACCGACCTGACAATAGAGACGTATTTAAATG ACATGAGTGAACAAGCAGAAAAACACTCAAACCTTTCAACAGAGAAGGTCAGTGAAGAGACTAAACGAAAGAATCCAGAAATTGGTGCCTTTTCCAGAGAAGGCTCTGTAGCATCCAATGCGTCAACATCAAGTGGAGAGAAAATAGTTTCAAAGGAAGTTTTTTTCCAGCCAATTGATGAAAGTGATGACAGGCCAAATCCCGGTCAAAGGGGAGAGAGGCCCCACAGTGGGGGAAGGCTGAGGAGCAGTCCCCGTGACTCCCCTACAATTCAATTCTTCTCAGGAAATCCGATGGTAGAGAGGACATGTGGAATCTTACACCTGTACAAAGACAA CAAGAAGACATTATTAAAGGAAGAGGTCCCTAGAAGTGAATTGATTTGTATGTTAGCTGTGCCAGCAGCCTACACTATTCATGATTTGGTTAAATTCACTGCCCCAGTGGT CGAAGGTATTGAGTACATGAGGATTATCAGGGACACCACTCCAAACCAGTACATGGTCCTCATAAAGTTCTGCAATCAGAGACTGGCAGATGAGTTTTTCAACACATACAACAATGTGTCCTTTAACTCAATAGAACCAGACATTTGTCAGCTTATTTATGTGGCAAAGGTGGAGGTCATGAAAGACTCAGAG GGGGCCTGTTTACCTGTGACTGGTCTGACAGAACTTCCTAACTGTCCTGTTTGTCTAGACAGAATG gaTGAGTCTGTAGATGGTACACCAGTATTGACGATTCTGTGCAATCACACTTTTCATGTCAACTGTTTAGCAAAATGGGGAGATACAAG CTGTCCAGTATGTCGATACTGCCAGACCCCCGAGGAAACAGCTGACCAGAGATGTATGACTTGTGGCTCTCAGGAG AGTTTATGGATTTGCTTGGTGTGTGGTAACATTGGATGTGGCAGATATGTAGAGCTGCATGCTTACAA GCATTTTCAAGAAACACAGCACACTTATGCCATGCAATTGGGTAACAATCGAGTTTGGGATTATGTTGGAGATAATTTTGTTCATCGTTTGGTTCAGAGTAAAGGTGATGGTAAACTGGTGGCAGTGGAGGACCAGCAAAGTTCAGAAATGGATGGCAAGGTTGATGCTCTATCACTGGAG TACACATATCTCTTGACAAGTCAGCTTGAACAGCAACGGAAGTATTTTGAACAGAAGATGACTCAAGTAGAAAAAAGTGCACAAGAAAGA GCTGATATCTTGGATGTGAAATACAAAACCACTATAGATGATTTAGAGAAAGTGAAAATTGAACTACATGCTGTGAATAGAGAAAAGCAGTCTGTGGAAAAGAAGTGTTCACAT CTCCACGGCCGTTTAACATCAGCACTGAAGGACTTGCAGGAGGAGAAGCAGATGAATAAGTGTTTGTTGGAGAACCAGCAGGTCTGGCAGAAGAAGGTCACAGTGCTGGAGAGTCAGGTTCACGACCTCTCACAGAATAAGGAGCAG GAGATTCAGGAATTGAGAGACCAGCTCCGTGATGTGATGTTTTACATGGGGGCACAACAGAAATTATCGGAGACATCGGAGGTCTCTGAAACAGAGCTGCAGGAAAGTCAGGTCATTGTTGGGGCCTCTGGAAACACTCCCTCCCCCAGGTCCAAGAAAGGAAGGAAAAAGGACAGATGA
- the LOC125646609 gene encoding carbohydrate sulfotransferase 5-like yields the protein MMKDLRKLWKYIQCFMIVVSLYVVYALYVGMALKNLELYRKPKTYNLRNIVTVTNQTIQSKRVKKILVVAYQRSGSTFTSEILQHGGNRTFFSMEPLWQIYRTCYRRSVGICCPNNKCRSPVHPNEEIHQTLSVFRSIYSCNFTALPYDILKSFATFPSTEHENIKRLRCFNLKTAELEQRVSLHYDNCVQRLTRACGSSSVIIIKTLRINIELALELKASLDNLYIVHLFRDPRAIFFSRAKVGALTNDPINVQAKALCSVLYKNNMDALHRSDKVYNLLYERIAKEPHRVVRSLFKFCELNFSMTTSEWLQSFTNGSIQLPRHKLLSKKYGAFSAYSKESFEVSRKWRKKISLNTNKIIQDSCKEVLDIFRLRVFEEERELRNFGIQVLKG from the exons ATGATGAAGGATCTGAGAAAGCTGTGGAAGTATATACAGTGTTTCATGATTGTAGTCTCGCTGTATGTTGTGT ATGCACTCTATGTTGGAATGGCTCTGAAAAACCTTGAGTTGTACAGAAAACCTAAGACTTACAATCTTCGGAACATCGTTACAGTGACGAATCAGACGATAC AGAGCAAGAGGGTAAAGAAGATTTTGGTAGTGGCGTACCAGAGAAGTGGGTCGACGTTCACATCAGAAATCCTTCAACACGGAGGAAACCGGACATTCTTCAGCATGGAGCCACTGTGGCAGATTTATAGGACTTGTTATAGACGGAGCGTGGGCATATGTTGTCCCAATAACAAGTGTAG GTCGCCTGTCCATCCTAACGAGGAAATTCACCAGACCTTGTCAGTGTTCCGATCCATATACTCCTGCAATTTTACCGCCTTACCTTACGATATATTAAAATCATTTGCGACTTTTCCCAGTACAGAACACgaaaatataaaaagattaagATGTTTCAATCTGAAGACAGCGGAACTGGAGCAGAGAGTCTCTTTGCATTATGATAACTGTGTACAGAGGCTGACACGTGCTTGTGGTTCCTCATCCGTCATCATCATTAAGACGCTCCGCATTAACATCGAGTTGGCTTTAGAACTGAAAGCCTCATTGGACAACTTGTATATTGTTCACCTCTTCAGGGATCCCAGGGCCATATTTTTCTCAAGGGCCAAAGTTGGGGCACTGACAAATGACCCCATAAACGTCCAGGCCAAAGCTTTGTGCTCAGTGTTGTACAAGAACAATATGGACGCTCTTCATAGATCAGACAAAGTATATAATTTACTATATGAACGCATTGCGAAGGAACCTCATAGAGTTGTAAGGAGTCTCTTTAAATTTTGTGAACTAAACTTTTCCATGACCACTTCTGAATGGCTACAAAGCTTTACGAATGGCTCTATACAACTTCCAAGGCACAAACTCCTTTCAAAAAAATATGGCGCGTTTTCTGCATATTCAAAGGAATCATTCGAAGTTTCTCGGAAATGGAGAAAAAAGATATCactaaatacaaataaaattatcCAAGACTCTTGCAAGGAAGTCTTAGATATTTTTAGACTGCGTGTTTTCGAAGAAGAGCGGGAGCTTAGAAATTTCGGTATACAGGTGTTGAAAGGCTGA